Within the Candidatus Methylomirabilota bacterium genome, the region CGCTGGTCAGCGCAACGATCCGGCCGCGCCCGCGGGCAGCCCGGAAGCGTCGGCCGAACTCGCGCACCAGCAGCCAGCTCGCGCGCGCATTCACGGCAACGTGCAAGTCGAAGCTCTCGGTCGTCGTCTCGAGGATGCCGCTGTCCATCGAGTGGCAATGAGAGAGTACAAGCGCCGTAACAGGCCCGATCGCCTCTTCGACGGCATCGAAGACGCGGGCCGGCGTCTCGACGAGGC harbors:
- a CDS encoding SDR family oxidoreductase, which translates into the protein LVETPARVFDAVEEAIGPVTALVLSHCHSMDSGILETTTESFDLHVAVNARASWLLVREFGRRFRAARGRGRIVALTSDHVAGNLPYGASKGALDRIVLAAAVDA